One Periophthalmus magnuspinnatus isolate fPerMag1 chromosome 4, fPerMag1.2.pri, whole genome shotgun sequence genomic window, CCAAAATAGGTCACATATCGAATTCCAATAGGAATGTGTGTTTTACAAGGGACAGCAGGGTGTGTGGGGGCATGTCAGTATCAAGTATCACCAGAGCCtttattttccatgtttttctgGAATGTTTTGATATTGAAATACAATTGTctttctagaaaaaaaaaatcatctctcATGCAGTAATTCCCAAACTGATTTCCTGTTTTTATGTTAATCGCCAATGTTCttcctctccatttctctgttcTTGGAGCTTTAAAATGGAACaagttttttggtttattttttacactgcTGAAGTTCAACAAGCAAAAACAAGGCTTtgattcaaataaattaaatctgAAATTTGGCACTGACTGTTCTTGGCGCTCCCGAGTATCGTCTGTTGTAGTTTGTAATTTCTCCTAGAACTTCTTTTGACTGCTGATCCGATCTGCTTTCACTGAATAAGTGACACAGCATACTGACCTGTAAACAACATTATGCTTTATTATAATCACTATACATAACATGTTATAACGTATCTTAACTAATCTCCTCCTCCTAATAAAGTCTTGCATGTAGGTAAATGGTTCCATTCATATCTATTTTATAAAGGCAATCTGATCCTGTATTGTTTAACCTCCTGCTATTTGCTGTCATAATTCCTGCTTACAAAACCTGTAAATGTACTATCAATTATTATCGGTGTTATATTTTGGCAGTATATTTTTGTGTACAGCTTAACCTAGGCAGGTAAATTGATGAGGTTTCAGTGATTAAACCCACACAGTACTAGTTAAATGTTTGCTATATACCTTCTGTCTGCAAAGAGGACAGCTGATTGCATCCAACCATGAGCCATGTCTCCAGTACGTGATCAGACAGGGAGCTACACCCaaataaacaacacaataaAGTTTTTAGAGCAAAGTGTTGGTAGCATGTCAAGTGTTTCATCATCAGTAATAACCGAATGATAGGTGGGAGCCGATGAGTTCAAGGTAACACTGAAAGGACAAACCATGTGACAGACGATACtaaggtttttgtttttattgtttgtttggttttttttcttttattaccaAGCCATTCAATGTTCTACAACACAATACAGCCATATAAGGATGCATTTCCTGCTGGTGTGTAAGAGTTTCCCAGGTTGGACAAAGAGACGATAAAAGTCCTTTGAATGTCCTTGTCAGGAAGTGTGTTCTCTGTATTACTATTCATAGATTATTCTGATAATAACACTCAATAAGTTAACTGATGATGATGAAAAAACATCTTCAATATGtcctttactatttttattacaattttggATTTAGCCTTTTCCTTACCTGTATGGCTGTAACTCTAACTTtgacataaaaatattattacaaatgttatttttttcccaaaagcTAATGCATTGTACAACTCCTTAAGTGCCTTTTGAAACTACACATACAAACACTTACTATTAATACTAGTAGCTTAGCCTACATCTACtgcaactattattattattactgctgctTATTACTACCAGAATGTTTagactgttactactactaatgctactaatactaattaTTTACATAATTCACAAATACACAAGTTCCACTaacttattttaaatgtgtagatgtgtaGAGGTTAATTATTGAAAGCCttacacttaaataaaaaatgtcaaggCAGAATATGGATGAAAATTTGTGTAACCAAGCCAGAGCctcacatgtgaaatgaaataaatgaaattgtcGCTTACCACAGAATAAATGGCCACAGTTTGTGTTCACAGGGAAAGATGGAGCCTGGAGGCACACAGGGCACTGGGAATCTCTTTGGCCTGCAGGTGAACAAGAATTTGAAtcctaaaaatgtgaaagaaaaTTACAATGAACACATCACATTAGGGAAATATGTAAAATAGTAAATATTTCAGAGGGTGTCAGAGATTGTGAGGACATATAGTACATAAGGTGTTGCATGGTGTGGATGTAGTGACCTTATGGCAGTTCATGTATGCTGATGCTGAACTTGTCGGTGCAAATATCAGAGATTTGGATGAAACTCTTTGACTCTGAACAACTGGCTCTTCAAAGCACCCACACGATCTGCAATGTGACATAAAAAACTTACATCAACTGTTGTTTGTCTGTTTCCTTTAAACTACAGTATAACTACAAAGAAGATGGACTTTTTTGTTGAAGCTGGTGGATAAAATGCATTAGTACCTCACGGTTGGCTCATATGAATACAGTCGTACGCACCAAAGCACagttaatattattgttaaagCAAGTGAATAATTTTAGAGATTTGATTTAACAAGTGGCATAAAAATCTTACAATATAAACCTGACAACTTGGCATGGCATTTCTAAACCCATCATACTGGAGATGACAAAACATTTCATAACACACAGTAAGTCTAGCTTATATGATTGGgcatgaaatgaaaatgttttgatttttattcatCAATCCTTATACAGTAAACATCTcacattattataaaatgcaATTCTGTCACAACTTACCTGGTCCGTGTAGTGTATGGGATCATTGGAGACAGCTGAGGTAAGAAGGCAGCAGATCTCATGTGTCTCCTAGCAGGAAGTTAAATGCAGACGAACAGCATCACCCAACAAAATAAATGGGAGCTAGAAGTTAATAATCAACTATTATCAGCCAGTCCAGCTGTCAATATAGAATTGGTTCTTTTGCTCACGCCACCACTTTTATAACAAGTATAAAGCACATGGAAGAATACAGAAAACTAAGCTGTGCCTTTTGACCTAAATAATACAAGTACAAAATTGTCTTCAGCCAAATCCTTGCCAAAAGTGTCCTACAACTAAAGTAGGTTAGGTTTGACCATACCAATCATTTACCTAAAGTTTACCCAGCTAACACCACTGCGGAGTGGGGAAATAGATACCATTActcatttacttaagtagatttttcaatCCTGAATATATTTAGAACCCAATTAAGCCTATAGTAGTAGGAACAGTGTTGGTAGTAGTACTATTAGGTTTTAGAGTAGTAACAAAACCAATGGTAGACTATTAGTGATGAGACAGAACTATACTAATTACTTTCCCATACTTAAAGAAATGTGCTTTTACTCCAGTgtaatattcatatttattcagggctcatattacactattttgatctattttacagtgttgtttcctcatcaactatacctggagttgtgttttgtttcattaatacacgtttaacacacaaacactgtataTTCTggctcttttctcaaacagaaaactctctgtgccaccttgagatgtcatgtggtaatacaggaagtgctccactgttttttttaactccatacaccttcagtagaatcatttggattatttcaaacctggaattaccaatctctactgaactaaaggtaaaaggagctgttaacttgaaaactaccacttcatgacatcacaaggtggaacagagcactttgagctttggagatttagacagagCAATAAtacagtgttactcaaacatgtgtgaatgaagcaaaacataactccaggtatgttttgatgaggtaacaacattttaacatggctaaaagcccacaagagtcaattttgtgtaatataggacatttaagagTTGATTGTCCACAGATTTGCATTAAACGTTCTCTGGTTGCCACAGTTTTATGAGTCTGCCCCTTAAGGAATGTAGGGCATCTACTAAGGCATTataaagacattattatcagAATTATACCTGTTTGAAAAATTATGCCAAGTGTTTTAAAAGAAGTACTAGTTGAAtcatgtcttttcttttttcatcatcATTGTGAAAGCCCGGTCAGAAATATCTCAACAAATATTGGCATTGTTGGTTCATATCAGCTCAGATGAAGCCGCTGTGACTTCAGgtcatttaaaaataactgtcCTGGGTGACGGAGGGCACTAGTGATATAAGCCTCACTACAAAGTTAACAGACACACTGCCCCTGTCCCAAAGGAGCAAAGTCCAGTAGAGGGTCAAATCTGTGCTGGCCTGCTAGTAAACCTGTTTAGCACTGATGATAAGTTTGTAATTAATCAGCTAGAGTGGAGTAAGTCATCAACATTCAGTTGTGTGTATAAAACAATTATACAAGCTGTAATTGTATTGTCAgtaaacataaatcagaagACTTTAAGTAGAAGGTGAGTTTGCATGTTATGCATGTTATCGTGTTTCCAGATGAAATTATCTCATAGGTCATCAACCTGTAGCCCACTATTCAATTAGATCAGAGAAAGACACAAGTATCAACTCGATAAAACAATTTCCCCTAGGACTGTAGTAGGCCCTACTACTGTAAAAGTGCAAAATGGGCTTTGAATGAACTTGAAAATAATTATACTTTGTACAATAGGCACGTGCCAATACAAgagtcatttaaaataaaacaaatacaaaaaaaaccctaaacatTTCTTTATTACCATGTTAAGTTAGTTGTGAAATGTGTGACACTGTTTCTGTTCTATTCATAATATAACCAATACAACAGGCCTATATTCCTACATAGCCTGAATATCACGCACATCTTTCTGTAAAAATCCCTGGAAAATTACCTGTAAATGAGTTTCAACGGGAAATATACTACTAAAAGAGAAGATTTATAATTTCCCGTTATAATAACAAAAGGCaacttctgattggctgagacctggtttatgaGCTGTCAATCTTAGATATCTCAAATCTGATTGGTCCAATTAAAGCCCCAGTGGTCGCAGAGCCACTAAGACGCTGAGCTATTCCCGTACAGTTTACGGTGCTCTAATGGCGTTAGAGATGGACTTTGTGCGAGAATTACGTATTTACCCTAAAAGATTTACCTCTGGCTTCCAGCAGGTGAGGAGGGCAAATGCGAGAGGAGCGGAAAAGCTTTGCTGTCAGGTAGAGAGGTCGTTTGGAAAATACAGCAAATGGACGAGAACCAAACCGCTCTGGTCGAAAGCCTCATAGTTTGGGTGAGTCCGTCCTTTACGATGAATATCTGATAGGTCTAATAGTACAAGGCTGACAGTACTGGAGCTGTAATTCACCTGCagcagagaggtggagggacacttcaggAAAACAGGAACAAGCTCCATGTACTGTCCCCACTGATCAGCTAAAACCACCACATTTACTAGATATTTACTCCTCCAATTTGATTTCTACTTCAGTCTGCAGCTATGTAAACTAGGCTTCAAGGCTGTGGTTTATTTGTTCAATTTCCCTGTTTGGATTTGGGGAATAAATCCAATTAACTCAAGATATATATTGAGTGAAtcttctttgttttgttgagcTTAAAGTTGACCACGATGCCTCTTAATTTCTTGTTTTGCACCTGCTTCTCAAAATGGCCCAAATCAGTATTGtatttgatcactgctttgcacttttggcattttgaccctgacaaggctcagctgtgaagtaaaaatcatttcagtgacttcatcatgaagatcactgagagaaggacaagggtttACAGCAACAAAGCAAGTAGTGGAGACTAgttgaatgtaaaatataaatcttgtttagttattttactttttttttctttgctaggTCTACATAAGACCATGTGTtttgcatcatatatttgatgtcttccacatgtatgtaaaatgtagaaaattgtaaacataaacaagaaaaaaactatgaatgtgtgtgtctctccaactttatttcaaaaacatttaacatgaaCTGCTCCTCTCTTATTCCTAATCTCATCTTTAAGTCACAATACATAGACCTAACCACTTAATGTTTCTCATTTAGgcttatttgtctttttttagctTCAGACTTTCAATCTCTCTGCTCCCTGCACAACAGTGGAGGACCTGACTACCGGAGCAGCAATATCACAGGCTCTTCATCAAATGTAAGATGCTGCATGTTCTTAATAGTGATATGCTTTAGTGTTAACCCGGAGCTTGAAAGCTCTCAGAATGTAACCAgttttgaaataaaactgtCTAGGCAGGgtaaaacaaaaccaacaaaaataaaagtcttaAGTGTTGGAAGATGGATctaatattgttatttatttatgcattattatGTGTCTTAGTGACCCCGCATGGTTCAATGATGGATGGCTTAGTCGCATTAAAACAGATGTTGAAGACAATTGGAGACTAAAGGTATTGAAAAGCTTATTTCTGTTGGTGACCCTATGCCACTATGTGACCTTGACCTTTTGGCATAGGAGGAAATGTGTGCTTCTTCCCTATGGAACTTATTTTCTACATGTTTTGTCAACAAATGTCTTGTCATGTTTCCTAATTCACTGCCCTTTTAATGTCATATCCTATTGCACAAAACACTGTGAACAACTGTCTATCTTCTAATGTCTTTCTAGATGAACAACCTAAAGAAAATTCTTCAGATGGTGGTTGACTATTATAATGAGGTAATTAATGCATATTTATATAAATTCAAGCCTTGACTTAAATGTGGTTATTGTGAAGTGCATAAAGCCTAGAGGTGCACATTTTACCTTTTCAATTGCTATAGTGTGTTTTAGCTATGTGTATGTATTGAGTTGCCTTACACACCACCCAAAATAGAGTGAAACTACAATGCAGACATTGAGACATTTATTCAGCCTTAACAGTGGCCTTTTAGTGATCTTTTCATTAGATTATCTGGTTAGCAAACCTTAAGCTGATCCAGTAAATTTGATGAATTGTGCCTGGTGCCAATATTGCTATCTAATCAATCATATGCAGTTTACTTATGATTATTAAATCAAATTCTGTTCAAAAACTATAACTTTTAATataactttttaatttaataatatttcCATAAACCTTTGTGATTACCATCAAGCTTGTTGTGGTatatagtagttgttgtttctTCTTAAGTTGTAAGTTTGTAAGTGTCATCTGTTACTCTACACCCTCAGACCTTGGCCCAGGATATCTCAGGTTTCCCTTTACCGGACCTGGCTCTTGTGGCCGAACACTCCGATTCTGTGCAGCTGGGACGACTGTTGCAGCTCGTCCTGGGATGTGCTGTAAAGTGTGAACGCAAACAAGGTCTGTTCTCTAATAACtgatttcttatttatttcaaaaacataaagaTGTATGCTagcaatatacatttttttatatacaaaatGTGGTCTTTTCCTCAAATTTTTAGATTATATTCAGACAATCATGACTTTGGAGGAGTCTGTGCAG contains:
- the si:dkey-183n20.15 gene encoding RING-HC_RNF170 domain-containing protein codes for the protein MRSAAFLPQLSPMIPYTTRTRSCGCFEEPVVQSQRVSSKSLIFAPTSSASAYMNCHKDSNSCSPAGQRDSQCPVCLQAPSFPVNTNCGHLFCAPCLITYWRHGSWLDAISCPLCRQKVSMLCHLFSESRSDQQSKEVLGEITNYNRRYSGAPRTISDYLCDAPLLLQLLARCLGTMGGLLGLFFFRVILCCIGTVVSITSSSPDPILSSSAPSNPSLRGLLGALDDLVVVILLLICVINVNQQMVPQRGQSANVATTRRVIGNSL